A window of Pedobacter lusitanus contains these coding sequences:
- a CDS encoding SusC/RagA family TonB-linked outer membrane protein translates to MNEFLPKKKWFVFFDKPKSQLLQKTIFCCLALLSFNLSSYAQSVVKGVVSDNEKNTLIGVTVSVNGTSVRAMTDANGKYAINVPATGKSLTFSYVGLQSQTVDISNRTTINIVLSSGTDLEAVTIVGYGSVKKSDLTGAATTISAKDFNKGPLIAPDQLIQGKVAGVQMINNSGQPGGSSTVRIRGNTAMTGTGQPLYIVDGVALDGRSARPTGNGGTATAPGTNNLSAMGTSSSGNPLNFINPADIASMEVLKDASATAIYGSRAAYGVVLITTKRGQSGGVKVDVSASAGVSNIARNIKVLNGDEYRSALTKYGLTSGDFGGNVDAMKAITRTGYNQNYSVGISGGNDGNVFRASFGYQNQQGIIRKTDFKKYSGSFNGNFKFLESKKLGLDVNLISNQYLENLPPISTDAGFTGSLISQALSWNPTRSLYNPDGSVFIEKGSTTINPLAMSDASSDKTKVTTILGSVSPYYKITPWLEFRMLASINYSTGIRRASTRSNINLQGVEATGDFLGGFASYSNTELITQQFTNTLNFNKEIATKLNLNAIVGYEYTNYINKGQNMTAKGFGDIAVDYTDVFHAVAPGNRTSNSYNDPTTQLQSYFARAIFNYDNRYLLTATFRADGSTKFGSDNRYGYFPSFAAAWNIKNESFMANTAWINQLKLRVGYGRTGNQEFPSGSAQQRYDIVYTGGQQSLIGVNNENKKLKWQSDEQTNVGIDFGLFGNKITGSVDYFNKTTTDLLFPQIPFAPANPGVTVTWVNLPGQISNKGVELSLNANIIDKQDVSFSLGGNATFIKNKVKNIQGIIKTGSLSGQGLSGVTLEVIQNNLPLFAMMTRQYNGLDAQGFSMYTDDGFTYYYLGNPNPSVILGFNTNVRYKKVTFTANFNGSLGQKIYNNTANSVLPISNLGTGKNVAANLVNTPIQESLANPIAASSRYIESGNYLKLANATIGYSIGNIGKSIKGLNVFVNGQNLFVITKYKGFDPEVNVDKSVNGVPSAGVEYVPYPSSRTFNLGVNFSL, encoded by the coding sequence ATGAACGAGTTTTTACCTAAAAAAAAGTGGTTTGTCTTTTTTGACAAACCCAAATCTCAGCTGCTGCAAAAAACAATCTTTTGTTGTCTTGCCCTGCTCAGCTTTAATCTGTCATCTTATGCACAATCTGTTGTCAAAGGAGTGGTGTCTGATAACGAAAAGAATACATTAATCGGAGTTACTGTTTCAGTTAATGGTACTAGTGTAAGGGCAATGACAGACGCGAATGGTAAATATGCCATTAATGTTCCTGCAACGGGAAAATCGCTTACTTTCAGTTATGTCGGTCTGCAATCACAAACGGTAGACATCAGTAACAGAACGACGATCAATATTGTACTATCTTCAGGCACTGATCTTGAGGCTGTTACTATTGTTGGTTACGGATCTGTGAAAAAAAGTGATCTGACAGGTGCAGCAACCACCATTTCTGCCAAGGATTTCAACAAAGGACCACTAATTGCTCCCGATCAGCTTATTCAGGGAAAGGTAGCCGGTGTGCAGATGATTAATAACAGCGGGCAGCCCGGAGGATCTTCAACAGTAAGAATCAGGGGAAATACTGCAATGACTGGTACAGGACAGCCACTATATATTGTAGATGGGGTTGCCCTTGATGGCAGATCGGCCAGGCCCACTGGTAATGGTGGAACGGCTACTGCTCCTGGTACTAATAATTTAAGTGCTATGGGAACTTCTTCTTCAGGGAATCCGCTGAATTTTATTAATCCGGCAGATATCGCCAGTATGGAAGTGCTTAAAGATGCATCTGCGACAGCTATTTATGGCTCCAGAGCGGCTTATGGTGTAGTTTTAATCACCACTAAAAGAGGTCAGAGCGGGGGAGTTAAAGTGGATGTGAGTGCCTCGGCTGGTGTAAGTAATATTGCCAGAAATATTAAAGTGCTTAATGGGGATGAATATCGCAGTGCTTTAACAAAATACGGATTGACTTCTGGTGATTTTGGCGGTAATGTAGATGCGATGAAAGCTATTACCCGTACCGGATATAACCAAAATTACTCTGTAGGTATCAGTGGTGGTAATGATGGCAATGTTTTTCGTGCTTCTTTTGGCTACCAGAATCAGCAGGGGATTATCAGAAAAACAGATTTTAAAAAATATAGTGGCTCATTTAACGGAAACTTCAAGTTTCTGGAAAGCAAAAAACTGGGGCTTGATGTCAATCTGATCAGTAACCAGTATTTAGAGAATCTTCCTCCTATTTCAACGGATGCTGGTTTTACAGGGAGTTTGATCAGTCAGGCTTTGTCCTGGAATCCAACGCGTTCGCTGTATAATCCGGATGGTTCTGTATTTATAGAAAAAGGATCAACAACGATCAATCCGCTTGCCATGTCTGATGCTTCAAGCGATAAGACAAAAGTGACTACTATTCTGGGAAGTGTATCACCTTATTATAAAATAACTCCATGGTTAGAGTTCCGCATGTTAGCCAGTATTAATTACAGCACCGGTATCAGAAGAGCCTCAACCCGCAGTAATATCAATTTGCAGGGAGTGGAAGCTACGGGTGATTTCCTTGGCGGATTTGCCAGTTATTCAAATACTGAACTGATTACTCAGCAATTTACTAATACGTTGAATTTTAATAAAGAAATAGCTACCAAGCTGAATCTGAACGCTATTGTCGGTTATGAGTATACAAATTATATCAATAAAGGCCAGAATATGACAGCTAAAGGATTTGGTGATATTGCAGTTGATTATACAGATGTATTTCATGCAGTAGCTCCTGGTAACCGTACGTCAAATTCTTATAATGACCCGACTACACAACTGCAATCTTATTTTGCAAGGGCTATCTTTAATTATGATAACAGGTATTTACTGACTGCCACATTCAGAGCTGATGGATCAACTAAATTTGGTTCGGATAACCGTTATGGGTATTTTCCTTCATTTGCAGCAGCCTGGAATATTAAAAATGAAAGTTTTATGGCTAATACTGCATGGATTAACCAGTTGAAACTTAGAGTAGGTTATGGTAGAACAGGTAACCAGGAATTCCCTTCAGGATCTGCCCAGCAGCGTTATGACATCGTTTATACCGGAGGACAGCAGTCACTGATTGGTGTAAATAATGAGAATAAAAAACTAAAATGGCAGTCGGATGAGCAAACCAACGTAGGTATTGATTTTGGTTTGTTTGGTAATAAAATTACCGGATCTGTTGATTATTTTAATAAGACCACTACTGATCTTTTATTTCCTCAGATTCCTTTCGCACCAGCAAATCCGGGTGTAACAGTGACATGGGTAAATTTACCAGGTCAGATCAGCAATAAAGGGGTGGAACTATCTTTAAATGCGAATATTATTGATAAACAGGATGTGTCTTTCTCTTTGGGAGGAAATGCAACGTTTATTAAAAATAAAGTAAAAAATATCCAGGGAATTATTAAAACCGGATCATTAAGCGGGCAGGGATTAAGTGGTGTTACTTTAGAAGTAATACAGAATAATTTGCCACTGTTTGCAATGATGACCAGACAGTATAATGGTCTGGATGCACAGGGTTTTTCTATGTATACTGATGATGGCTTTACTTATTATTATCTGGGAAACCCAAATCCTAGTGTTATTCTTGGTTTTAATACCAATGTAAGATATAAGAAAGTGACTTTTACTGCTAATTTCAATGGTTCATTAGGACAAAAGATTTATAACAATACAGCCAATTCTGTACTGCCTATTTCAAATCTTGGAACAGGAAAAAATGTAGCTGCTAATTTAGTGAATA